One genomic window of Sebastes umbrosus isolate fSebUmb1 chromosome 15, fSebUmb1.pri, whole genome shotgun sequence includes the following:
- the c15h6orf62 gene encoding uncharacterized protein C6orf62 homolog: protein MGDPTSRRNQTRNRLRAQLRKKRESLADQFDFKIYIAFVFKEKKKKSALFEVAEVVPVMTNNYEENILRGVRDSSYSLESSIELLQKDVVQLHAPRYQSMRRDVIGCTQEMDFILWPRNDIEKIVCLLFSRWKGADDEPFRPVQAKFEFHHGDYEKQFLHALGRKDKAGMVMNNPTQSVFLFMDKQHLQTPKTKATVFKLCSLCLYLPQDQLTCWGVGDIEDHLRPYMPD from the exons ATGGGGGACCCAACTTCACGAAGAAATCAAACAAGAAATCGACTACGAGCTCAACTTCGGAAGAAAAGGGAATCTTTGGCTGATCAGTTTGACTTCAAGATTTATATAGCCTTCGTTTTCAAAGAAAAG AAGAAGAAGTCTGCACTTTTTGAGGTAGCTGAAGTGGTGCCCGTGATGACCAACAACTATGAAGAAAACATCCTACGAGGTGTGCGAGATTCCAGCTACTCTCTCGAGAGTTCGATAGAACTCCTGCAAAAAGATGTTGTGCAACTGCACGCGCCCCGATACCAGTCAATGCGAAGG GATGTGATAGGCTGCACACAGGAGATGGACTTCATCCTTTGGCCACGCAACGATATTGAGAAgattgtctgtctgctgttctcCAGATGGAAGGGGGCTGATGATGAACCCTTTAGGCCTGTTCAG GCCAAGTTTGAATTTCATCATGGAGACTACGAGAAGCAGTTCTTGCATGCTTTGGGTCGTAAAGACAAGGCTGGAATGGTCATGAACAACCCAACTCAGTCTGTATTTCTCTTCATGGATAAACAGCACTTACAG ACTCCTAAAACCAAGGCCACAGTGTTCAAGTTGTGCAGCCTCTGCCTGTATTTGCCCCAGGACCAGCTGACCTGCTGGGGTGTGGGAGACATCGAGGATCACCTCCGCCCATACATGCCTGACTAA
- the gmnn gene encoding geminin, with amino-acid sequence MSFGGKLKHSYQRSNENRQTFFTPSQKAMGPPRQTRQVLQPSAGNKDLGRSAQVGKVIPKRKQWSAEQTRGPKRVKAEVKSTQTEETQCLTDGMSNEAYELMVVETPPSTYWKEIAEERRKALYNVLQENEKLHKDIEAKDEQITQLKCENEELHDLAQHVQYMADMIERLTGKSPDNLEELRDIALDVEDDDEDNDSKVAGQSEEEDADYSQSDSEEEEASDHNQAGPSREQD; translated from the exons atgagttTCGGTGGAAAGCTAAAACACAGCTACCAGAGGTCTAATGAGAATAGACAG ACTTTTTTCACACCATCTCAAAAGGCGATGGGACCCCCCAGGCAAACTCGACAGGTCCTCCAACCCTCGGCTGGTAACAAAGATTTGGGAAGGTCGGCTCAG gTGGGAAAGGTCATTCCCAAACGGAAACAGTGGAGCGCAGAACAAACTAGAGGTCCAAAGAGGGTGAAAGCAGAAGTCAAATCGACACAAACGGAAGAAACTCAGTGTTTGACAGATGGCATGTCCAATGAAGCATATGAACTTATGGTCGTAG AAACACCCCCTTCCACCTACTGGAAAGAGATAGCCGAGGAGCGTCGGAAGGCCTTGTACAATGTTTTACAGGAGAACGAGAAG TTGCACAAAGACATCGAGGCCAAAGATGAACAGATCACGCAGCTGAAGTGTGAAAATGAAGAGCTGCATGACCTGGcacaacatgtacagtacatggctGATATGATTGAG aggCTGACTGGGAAGAGCCCTGACAATCTGGAGGAACTGAGGGACATTGCTCTTGAtgtggaggatgatgatgaggacaACGACAGTAAAGTGGCAGGTCAGAGTGAGGAAGAAGACGCTGATTACAGTCAGAGTGactcagaggaagaggaggcctcAGACCATAACCAAGCTGGACCTTCAAGAGAGCAGGATTAA